In Musa acuminata AAA Group cultivar baxijiao chromosome BXJ3-9, Cavendish_Baxijiao_AAA, whole genome shotgun sequence, a single genomic region encodes these proteins:
- the LOC135649356 gene encoding uncharacterized protein LOC135649356 — MTTSRRLADRKVAKFQKNITKRGSVSESTAKKGNDYPVGPIVLGFFIFVVIGSSLFQIIRTATSGGMT, encoded by the exons ACTACCTCAAGGCGCCTTGCTGATAGGAAAGTAGCAAAGTTTCAGAAAAATATAACAAAGAGGGGGTCTGTGTCTGAGTCAACAGCAAAGAAAGGAAACGACTATCCTGTTGGGCCTATTGTTCTCGGGTTCTTTATCTTTGTTGTTATTGGATCGT CGCTGTTTCAGATAATTAGAACAGCAACAAGTGGGGGGATGACATAA